The region GGGAAAACAATATTGTTAACTATTGCGATGTGTAAACTACTGGATTCTTTAACTGGAGCGAATGGCTTGATGATTATACTGTCTAAATTTTACCAGTTCGATACATATGCTTCTATCGGATTAATTGTTCTGGCAATAGGGACTAATTATGTACTCATTCCTTCATATGGAATGGATGGTGCAGCGTATGCAACTCTAATTACTATAGTATTGATTAATGCAATTAAGATGATTTACATCTACGTGAAATTTAGAATTCACCCATTCTCTATCAACACGATAAAGGCTATTGGAGTTATTGCTTTGCCAATATTTACAATCCCATATATTCCAACTTTGGGAGGTTTTTTGGATAACGAGATGTATCAAATAATCTTTGATGTCATTATTAGGGGAGGGTTAGCATCAATAGTAATTGTTTCTCTGATTTGGTTTCTCCGTATCTCTGATGATATAAATTCGTCGATAAAAGATGCTTTTGCGAAGTTGAATATTAAACTGTAGTTCTTAAAACGACCGATTAACTCCAACTACCCATCTATTATTAAAGTAAGAATTATTGGCATCGGCTTCTGGAATCCGATTTAGGAAATAGGGTAGGTCTAGTCGCACTGTTAATGGTTTGGCCATTTCCAATCCTCCCCAACGTTTAATGGTAAGCAAGAATCCATTCCCGGCATCAATCCGAACATTAGATAGGTCGATGGAAGAACCATCTGTTACGAACGACATAACACCCATATCGGCAAAAAAGTAAGCATCTAAATGGATGTATTTTGAAAGTTTCTTTGGTTTTAGTTTGATGAGCTTATCAAAATCAACTTCAATATTGAATGCAGCTCCAGTATTTCCTTTATAGGCAAATCCAACATCTCCATTTTTTTTGTAATCGGGAACAACGTATCCGGCATAGCCCCTTAAGTTCAAACCACCTCCATATTGTAAATGATTCGTAGTTGTTCCATAACCTAACCAATCGTTATTAATAAAGCCCGTTGAGCGCATGTATTTATTATCCATCATGCTTTCCGGGTTTCCTCCTGCTAAAAATAAAGACGATTCATTAGCAATATTGTTACCAGTTCCATATTGTGCAAATAGTCTAGTGTTAATCTCTAGTTTGCCTAGATTCCCTTTGTTGGTTGATGTTAGAGATAAATTACTGTAGTTGTAATCACTTAAAATTGTGGATGTTTTAAGAAGTGCTACGATATGCCCTTTTCCTCTTTTGTAACTGTACTTATGCTCGTACTTGAGGTTTAAGGTATTATTTAATTTGTTTGCTTCCCATTCGTTCGAATAGAGCAAATATTGAAGGTCGGAGATATTCTTTCTTTCCATCGATTTAAAACTCAACGAATAAATATTCTTTTTGTCTCGGTCTTTTTTTGTCAATTTCACATTATAACTTCTAAGCCCATCGAGGTACAGCGCGCCCATGCTGTAGGAGAGGTTAGGGCTGCATTTGTCAAGCCCCGTATGGTATTTAAATCGGTAAGAAAACTTGTTATGAGAATTTGGATTTGCATTTATGACTTCCGCTTGTTGTAATACACCGATGTTATACCATAGGCCCAAATCGTATACGTGTTTGTATTTAAAATAGGACCCTCTTGAATGTGCTCCAAATTTTACGCCATCAAATCCGTTGTACCATAGGTCCGGACGAATATAATGCTCGAATGACATTCTATCTGGGTAGTTAGCTATTTGATAGTCGAAGTTAAATGTGTGTTTCGGTTTCTTTGTATTATCCATCATGTTCACATCAAAGAGCCTATGAGAAGGGTCGATGATCACATCTTCTATGCCACCTGGGATTTCAAGAGTAGTAGTGTAAGTTGGATTAAGATTATCCCATCCAAACCATTTAGGTAGTATGGTAGCTTTAGTTTCCTTTTCGAACCAAGTGTTTGGAATGTGAAAGTCAAGAATGTTACCTGCTTTGTCTACTACTGAAAAGTCAAGAGGCATGTGTAGGCTTCCTTTTCTCTCAAAGGATATTTCAAATTGATTATTCTTTCCTTTTTTTACTTTAGATACCCTGTAGTCAATGGTTTTAGTTGTTTCTATCCATTGGTCGAAAAACCAATTTAGATCGACTTTGGTATAGTTTATAACAGATGTTCGGAAATCAATAAAATAGGGGTGAGCAATTTTCCATGTATCGAAATAGCTTTTAATTGCTTTCTCGAAAAGCTCATCTCCCAATACATACTCAAGATTGTATAGCATTGCAGCTGTTTTGTAATATACTTGTCCATAGCCTCCACCAAATTTTATTTTTCCATGGAAGTCGTCTGAGTGCACGTTTAGTCTGGATAATTTATCTCTTATACCAAAGCGCATAAGAGGAATATTTACTCTTATCTCTCTTGCTAGAATTGGTTTTTGGTACATTTCGATATAACGAGATTCATTTTCATTCCGCTGTAACGTATCTCCATCAATTGCTTCCAAACCTAACACCGTTAAATACTGAGTAAACCCTTCGTCCAAAGAAGCCCTGTACGTTTCATTACTACCTACTTGACCATAGAACCAATTATGTCCGATTTCGTGAACGAGCAAGCCTCTATGGCCTGGATCCTGACCTTTGTCGAGTGTTAGCATTGGGTATTCCATTCCGTCGTTGGCATCTGCCACAATCATTTTGTGGTAGGTATACATTCCAATATCAGTTGAAAACACATCAATCACCTTTGCGCTGTATTCAGCCGCATTTTGCCATTTTGAAGCATGTTGTTCTTGAACGAGAGAGTAGCATGTTATATCGTTCCATTTAGCTTCACCAATTCGGTAAGAAGGATCTGCAGTAAAAGCGAAGTCATGCACGTTTTCGGCATGGTATATCCATGTTTTTCTTTTCGTAGCATCGTGTGGAATTATTTCTGACGGTTCGGATTCCCACTCTTTATCTGCAAAGTTTTTAAGATCTAGCTTCTTACGTAACGAGTCGGGAAGGACTTCCGAACGGTTTGTTAGATTCCCTGTAGC is a window of Flavobacteriales bacterium DNA encoding:
- a CDS encoding M1 family peptidase — its product is NIDFLTYFDHKDVRRRMKIYTTFGNKHYDGVHWYPRISVYDRKFGWTTDQHLGHEFYGDFGTFDVELDLPYNYIVGATGNLTNRSEVLPDSLRKKLDLKNFADKEWESEPSEIIPHDATKRKTWIYHAENVHDFAFTADPSYRIGEAKWNDITCYSLVQEQHASKWQNAAEYSAKVIDVFSTDIGMYTYHKMIVADANDGMEYPMLTLDKGQDPGHRGLLVHEIGHNWFYGQVGSNETYRASLDEGFTQYLTVLGLEAIDGDTLQRNENESRYIEMYQKPILAREIRVNIPLMRFGIRDKLSRLNVHSDDFHGKIKFGGGYGQVYYKTAAMLYNLEYVLGDELFEKAIKSYFDTWKIAHPYFIDFRTSVINYTKVDLNWFFDQWIETTKTIDYRVSKVKKGKNNQFEISFERKGSLHMPLDFSVVDKAGNILDFHIPNTWFEKETKATILPKWFGWDNLNPTYTTTLEIPGGIEDVIIDPSHRLFDVNMMDNTKKPKHTFNFDYQIANYPDRMSFEHYIRPDLWYNGFDGVKFGAHSRGSYFKYKHVYDLGLWYNIGVLQQAEVINANPNSHNKFSYRFKYHTGLDKCSPNLSYSMGALYLDGLRSYNVKLTKKDRDKKNIYSLSFKSMERKNISDLQYLLYSNEWEANKLNNTLNLKYEHKYSYKRGKGHIVALLKTSTILSDYNYSNLSLTSTNKGNLGKLEINTRLFAQYGTGNNIANESSLFLAGGNPESMMDNKYMRSTGFINNDWLGYGTTTNHLQYGGGLNLRGYAGYVVPDYKKNGDVGFAYKGNTGAAFNIEVDFDKLIKLKPKKLSKYIHLDAYFFADMGVMSFVTDGSSIDLSNVRIDAGNGFLLTIKRWGGLEMAKPLTVRLDLPYFLNRIPEADANNSYFNNRWVVGVNRSF